The sequence below is a genomic window from Gouania willdenowi chromosome 12, fGouWil2.1, whole genome shotgun sequence.
ATCCTGTCAAGACACCCCCACGCTACAAACTACACATATAGAAATCTGCGTTACATTTTTTACTTAATTGTCTGAACTTAAAGGTAGAGCTATGAGCTGTAACGGGTTGTTCTTCTAACACAGAAAGCAATTAGACATATTTTGTATTGCTTATTAGTCATTAGTCATTAAGTATGACTGATTAACAGCTGAAATGTCAGGTTGagtgtgttttctgttataAAGAGGATTTATGCCATGCCTAGAACAAATGTTTGCTAATTCCTGTTTTGCATTGCATCTTTATCTAATGTCAGTTATGTAACACATATTTTAGCTCTGAGTTTGAGTTCATGTTGAGAAATCTGAGAATTTTGGCAGACGTTGCACATTTTTGAGGGTCAAATGTTACCGTGTGGAGCAGTGTTACTGCTTCTTGTGCTTTTAAGAATCTTTTGTTCATGATTTTTGGGATTTATTCTAAATATTTGAGGTCTCATTTTAGATGACGGTGAGGCTACAGATTTACGTAGTTAAGATGCTCCTTTTCTTGTTTTCGTCAGGCAACTTTCACAGTGAGAATGAAGTCAACGCATCCGACGAGCTCGACTTCAGGCATCACAACTACAAAGATATGAGACAGGTTCATGTTCACACTAAACTAATGAGATGTAGAATAGAATACAAGTTTGTAAAACTGTTTATCTTTACACCTCAGATGATGAAAGTGATCAACGAGGAGTGTCCAAATATCACCAGAATTTACAATATTGGGAAAAGTTCAAAGGGACTGAAAATGTACGCAATGGAAATATCAGATAATCCAGGAGAGCATGAGACCGGTGGGCAGCTTTTATGAACTTCATAAAGTTTAATTCTCAAATTTAACCATTTGTCTACAATCAAAACAGATGTAGTAACCAAACCTAATTGTGGTTAATATTGCTACCCTTTTCATTGGATAAAAACCGTCTCCAGGGGAACCAGAGTTTCGCTACACAGCTGGTCTTCATGGTAATGAAGTCCTGGGCCGcgagctcctcctcctgctgatGCAGTTTCTGTGCAAAGAGTACAACGACGACAACCCGAGAGTGCGCCGCCTGGTGGACGGCGTAAGAATCCACCTGGTGCCATCGCTAAACCCAGACGCTTACGAGCTTGCCTACGAGATGGTACGATGTTTAAACTCAGTGGGAAAATAATTGTCCTTACTGTGCTACATACTGCCATCTACTGACAGGAAGATTTAAGCCGGTACAGTATGTAGTAAATGTGACAGCTTGTCTTCTCCGCTGCCATCCAGGGTTCAGAGATGGGTAACTGGGCGTTGGGTCACTGGACTGAAGAAGGATATGACATTTTCGAAAACTTTCCAGATCTCAACAGCATCCTTTGGGGTGCCGAGGATCGAGGTTGGGTTCCCCGTTTGGTCCCAAATCATCACATCCAACTGCCAGAGAACTTCCTCAATGGCTCTGTGAGTTCTCGATGATTTGTGTAATCCCTTGTATGAGCGCAATGGAATGAGAGCATCTTTAACTCCCACAAACACTCAGCTTGCGGTTGAGACAAAGGCAATCATCTCGTGGATGCAGCGAAATCCGTTTGTGTTGGGCGCCAATCTACAGGGAGGAGAGAAACTGGTGGCGTATCCGTTTGATATGCAGCGCCCGCAGATCTCTGTAAGTCTCGTTTCCATCCCATAATGCCGGAGTGTTAAACTCAGCTATCATCTTTACATCAAGAACAAGAAAGTCTGTATGAGTCAAGCATGTAAGATCCTTTTCTTCCTAAGCAAGGCACATTTCTTCTGACAAGGATCCTTCTGACAAGTCTTTGAAAGCTGTCTTTGTGTCTTATCTCCGTATGTTTGACACTCTTTAATGACTGAGTGCTGATTGGTCATCTCAGCTTCCTGACAGCCGGCGTTGGAGGGCCAACACTGAAATGAATGAGGAAACTTGGGCTCGCATCCAGCGGCAGAACCAAGGGGCTCTAAGGGAGACGCCTGATGACGCCATGTTTCGGTGGCTGGCCATGTCCTACGCACACAGCCACCCCACCATGACGGACACGTACAGGGGATCGTGTCACGGTGAAGACGTCACAGGCGGTCAGGCTATCACCAACAGGGCAAGCTGGAAACCGGTGGTGGGAAGTAAGTGTGCAAATTTCAATTTCAGTTTTAGTGTTCCAGCCTCATAGCTTCTGGTAAAAGCTCCAATTCACAAAACCAGAATGTAAAGCTTTCCAGCTGGTCATCACCTTTTGAAAGACATGTCATCTGCCCAGTTAGGTTGATCCAGGGAATCTCCAGAGCCAATAATATCAAAAGGGGTACAACTTGTCCAGAAacagtctttattttttttattttttttaccacattgTTTCAAACATTTGTCTGATACAAGCCACTATTTTTATTAACTCACTGAGTTTGTAGACCACTGATTTTTCTCTTTGCTGATGTTTTACTACACAAATAGAAGTGTTACCTTTACAAGAACATGAGgcttttgcatgttctccaaagAGTTCCAGAACACCAGGAACATGAATTTGGGTTTTTGTTCTAAAGGTGTTATTTTGTGGGGGTTGTAAAAGAGTTAACTAACTTTTAACAGGTATGAACGACTTCAGCTACCTGCACACCAATTGCTTTGAGCTTTCCATCTTCCTCGGCTGTGACAAGTTTCCTCACGAGAGCGAACTTCCTCTGGAGTGGGAGAACAATCGAGAAGCTCTGCTGTCCTTCATGGAACAAGTGAGGACAATTTGGAGCTGTTGTTTGTGACTGATACTTTATGTATACTACTTTGTTTGTTGCTAAGCTAAATGATGGATAACTTTAAGGCTTTTTATCCATTATTGTGATCAGTTCTTTAGTACCGATCATGATACTGATCTAATGTTGatccacttattcctgttcaggTATTTAAACAGGTGTAGAATAGGAGTAGGCctgttttgtgatgtttttcgaCGCAATGTTCTGCTTCTTCTGTAGGTGAATCGAGGAATCAAGGGTTTGGTGAGAGACATGGAGGGAAATCCGCTTCCCAACGTCACCATAACCGTGGAGGGTATACGCCATGATGTCAAAACTGGTAATTGGAAGAATGTTCTCTGTTGAGAACTTGTCcactttctttctcttcttgACACACCATCTGTGAGAACTTATGTGGGACTCTTTCAGCTGCTGGAGGTGATTACTGGCGGCTCCTGAATCCCGGAGAATATCGCGTGACGGCCAAAGCCGACGGCTACACACCTCAGACACGCCTCTGCATGGTGGGCTACGACTCCGGCGCCTCGCCGTGCAGCTTTACACTGACCAAGTCCAACTGGGATCGCATCAAACAGATCATGATACTGAACGGTAAGAGGCCCATCCGAATCGTCACCAGGCCAAAGGTCACGACCGCCGCGCCCAGCACGACCACGGAGATTGACGCTCATGCCGAGGCTCAGAGGATGGAACGACTGCGGCGCCTGCGACTGCTGCGTCTAAGAAAGCTCCGTCTGCTGAGGTTACGAGGCGGTTCTGGCACCACCACgacaaccacaacaacaacaacaacaaccacgaCAACAACGACAACTAAAGCACCTAAAACAGAAACCACGACGCCCTGGTACGACTCCTGGTTTCTAGTTGACGGCTGGCAGACAGAGAACCCATTCGACAGCATCATCCTTGACTCTGTGCCCACTGAGGACTTTCCGTTTGAATTTACCATTGATTGATCAGGATTCACACAGAAGCGAACGTTCCATACAAAGACTCATGAAAGCCTGAGATAAAGTATTTTTTACACCAGTAAACAAGTCAAAAAGTCACgagaaaaagattaaaaaaatgagttattaccagatacatttataattttGAAATACAAAAGTCATCATTATAGGATGAAAAGTCATTACAAGATAAAAAGTCTTCAATACAAGATAAAGTCAAAATTACAAGTTACAAAAGTCTTAATTACATGATGAAAAGTCATAATATTAAGACTAAAATAATAGTTACAagatatgtcattcttactctATGGACTTTGTGGTAACATTTTCCGAAAACGGAAATTAATCTAGAGTTTATTAAAGTTCCATTCAAAGCAGCCAAATCAGAATTATCAGGTGGGAAAACTAAAATTATAGTCTGAGCACAGCATTTCTATAAAAGTTTGTATTAAATCAGTAAAGCCCTGGCTTTTATAATCCAGACATGAGTTCATGAGTTCCAGATCTCCATCATTTCATACGACAGAGTAAATCTCCAAGAATAAaaactatgctatgctaactagcaacCTCATCCTCTATTTACATTTCTCTCAGTTCAACCTACTCACCAAAGACTGcagtctttttcttctttcctaaTCATgggcgtgttgcaaccaacttgaagaGCTGCATATCATTAGCTACCGTACTGGAGGGTGTAAACTCAACAAAACGCCTTCTGAGTGTCAAGGAGAGTTTCCCCCATTCAAGATtacagagtccacaggtgccaGTTGTTATatgaggggcggagccaacagtgacgCACGGTCCAATGACGTCACAGAATCTCGTTcttagccaatagcaaaattaaattgtaattgcaagGTTTTGAcacagagggcagtcactcttacattttacaacaaaatacaccaaattgaaatactttgactaaaatgtgaagagttaaATAAGGCCCAATCATCTACAGCACTATTCATTaccaaatgcatttgttttcagcataaaaaagtggttttggggtttagtcaCTCTAATCTAAACATTAAGAGGGATAATGGTTCCACCTGTGGATGAAACTCTGTGAGCAGGTTGGAGCGTCACTGGTGTTGTGGTGAAACTGGCGTTCATTTGGAATAAAGTCAAACATCTGAGAACAACCAGCTAACATTCAGACTCAGTCACTATGAAAGCATATCTGTgccataattacatttttaaaatggatTGACAGAATATGACTGCAtttttgactcacaaataaaatgaataataaataacccAAACTGCTCAAAGTTGCTCATTTTGTGacttaattaaaatgataagGAAATaacatttaagttttaattttcaaaatatgGGCCAGCAAATAGACACCAAAAATTCTGTTGatccattttaaatttaattatggTACAGATACGTTTCCAGTTACCATGAGGTGCCGATTTTACTGGTGGGTGTTTGGCCACTTTATTACACAGCGTGTCTCCAAATGAACTGAAGTGTTACTCTTATGGAGGTTTCAGGAAAATAGTCAATACTCAACAACACAGAGGCGTATTAAAATACTCTGATTACTTAAAATTGATCATAAACTATTGATCAGCGGCCTTATTCCACTGATTTTGCAGCTGTGGGTTcagctttacattttttttaaattgtttgctACTGATAAATAATCAACATTTATGGCTggattcaattttattttgctgTATCACATATCCTGATTATTTCAAATCATCAGTTTCGACCAGGTAAACTGTTTAACAGAGTTATCGTTAGCAGAGTAATACCAAAAGATTCGTACGTGCACacgtaaacatgaaaaaaagcaataaaacttTGACAAAGTTTGTCAAATTACTGCTAATGTGCAactattaattttatttgaaaaagctttataaatgttacaatttcaaaagcatttattgaaattacCTGTACATCACAtgattttgcttattttcattacagatttttacTCGACTCATGCCTGTGACCTCGTGAGTCGTGACATATGGTGTAGAGACATAATTTGTGCACAAATTGTACATATACACATCCTACTTGTGTGCAAGTACACATCTTTTGACAGAAACCTCACCCATTTTCTTACTAAATAAAGGTTTGCCTTTGAGATATGCAGTTTCACCACTAGGAGGCGTCAGGGAATCACACAGATATTAGTTTATAATATCCACTGCTGACAGACtgttattaaaggtgcagtccgcaactttcagattcttctctccccctccctccttgctgctctcttgccctgtcTCCAGACCCTCCCTCAGATCagctaacaagctaaagttagtccgacagcaatataacatgctctattaaaagcattttactgcagcgcttctctctcaatgtgcacacatcTCAATAGCAGCAGCAACGACAGTGTCACAGCAGCTCAaacagaggctgctgcgcacacacatgaacaacacatgcactacagagttctagtgtaacaattacaaatcaaacataatgtaaatcaagcagcagtaattacctttcaagcagaaaagtcaccaattccatcttctactcctccagaccatacactgtaaaaaaaagacgGGCTCTAGCTAAGGGAAAGGGGCGGGGTCTGTGAGcaacagcccatcaaacacaatcctggctctgattggttcttttcgctca
It includes:
- the aebp1a gene encoding adipocyte enhancer-binding protein 1; the encoded protein is MMRVEVQMFWLGLALCCCVLVDVRGEPEEGRLSTGSIQETEIGEKVQHRSRRQEEEVEAVEEVKVKPKKKKTPEEIEAAKAKKAAEREAKAKKQRAPKPTKKPKPTKKPKAPKPTKKPKASKATKTANGTTTTIRPTTKAVTAGEEEEKLLVELGLDRLIPPVTPEVWEEPIEPGLDEIRNRKKEATTTERIMFIPEETTIVPFLVSWYEEYDYSDLAAKRQEEEEERARKEEERARKEKEEKAERLRKEWEQEEEERLRKIIAPPQPKNCPPLGLESHRVEDDQLLASSQSHLGFAPQRGRLNMQGSGDDVNTYGGAWCAEPEEATHWFEVDARREVEFSGVITQGRNSDQLEDFVSSYHIAFSNDSRDWTVLHDGYAEWLFYGNVDKDTPVMSQFSPPVVARYIRILPQSWNGSLCLRAEVLACQLSSNFHSENEVNASDELDFRHHNYKDMRQMMKVINEECPNITRIYNIGKSSKGLKMYAMEISDNPGEHETGEPEFRYTAGLHGNEVLGRELLLLLMQFLCKEYNDDNPRVRRLVDGVRIHLVPSLNPDAYELAYEMGSEMGNWALGHWTEEGYDIFENFPDLNSILWGAEDRGWVPRLVPNHHIQLPENFLNGSLAVETKAIISWMQRNPFVLGANLQGGEKLVAYPFDMQRPQISLPDSRRWRANTEMNEETWARIQRQNQGALRETPDDAMFRWLAMSYAHSHPTMTDTYRGSCHGEDVTGGQAITNRASWKPVVGSMNDFSYLHTNCFELSIFLGCDKFPHESELPLEWENNREALLSFMEQVNRGIKGLVRDMEGNPLPNVTITVEGIRHDVKTAAGGDYWRLLNPGEYRVTAKADGYTPQTRLCMVGYDSGASPCSFTLTKSNWDRIKQIMILNGKRPIRIVTRPKVTTAAPSTTTEIDAHAEAQRMERLRRLRLLRLRKLRLLRLRGGSGTTTTTTTTTTTTTTTTTTKAPKTETTTPWYDSWFLVDGWQTENPFDSIILDSVPTEDFPFEFTID